A single Microbacterium protaetiae DNA region contains:
- a CDS encoding FAD-dependent monooxygenase, whose product MQYYRDGYRSGDPDLQPAAPEAVSRTGDIPAEVDVLIVGTGPAGTVLAAQLSEFPDITTRIVERRGEPLTRGHADGVACRTVEMFEAFGLADALLREAYWVNEVHFWGPCDDDRAKIVRTGWVQDTPPGLSEFPHVIVNQARMQHFLLQHAARSASRLEADYGVEFVTLTVHERDDHPVEVTLRRGDKEITVNANYVVGCDGARSKVRSAIGRELAGDAANHAWGVMDVLATTDFPDWRTKNVIQSAGKGSLLMIPREGGNMVRCYVDLGEIPAGDSTIRSTTAEQLAVTANAILHPYAIDVKQCAWSSVYEVGQRLADRFDDVTDDDDRIPHVFIAGDACHTHSAKAGQGMNVSMQDAFNLGWKLAAVLQGRSAPQLLRTYSGERQTVAADLIEFDKFWSAFIAQPTVDPQHPELGGVTSQQMQAEFARQGRYTAGLATTYTPSSLTGTDEHQDLARGFQIGTRFHSSPAVRVADAYRGELGHVHRADGRWRLYAFGDADGSALRELAQWLTDAAQSPIARFTAASADIDSVIDVRAVFHADHHDVDLGELPEILLPRSGSLGLQDWEKVWAVGADADIFAARGISDRGAVVIVRPDQYVAHVLPLDARDELTDFFGGFLLPVEAE is encoded by the coding sequence ATGCAGTACTACCGAGACGGATACCGCTCAGGCGATCCCGACCTGCAGCCGGCGGCGCCGGAGGCGGTATCCCGCACCGGCGACATTCCCGCAGAGGTCGACGTGCTCATCGTCGGCACCGGGCCGGCCGGCACAGTCCTGGCCGCGCAGCTGTCGGAGTTCCCCGACATCACGACGCGCATCGTCGAGCGCCGCGGCGAACCCCTGACCCGCGGCCACGCCGACGGCGTCGCGTGCCGCACGGTTGAGATGTTCGAGGCGTTCGGCCTGGCCGACGCGCTCCTGCGCGAGGCCTATTGGGTCAACGAGGTGCACTTCTGGGGACCGTGCGACGACGACCGCGCCAAGATCGTGCGCACCGGATGGGTGCAGGACACCCCACCGGGTCTGAGCGAGTTTCCGCACGTGATAGTGAACCAGGCGCGCATGCAGCACTTCCTGCTGCAGCATGCGGCACGCTCGGCGAGTCGGCTCGAGGCCGACTACGGCGTCGAGTTCGTCACCCTCACGGTGCACGAGCGCGACGACCATCCGGTCGAGGTGACGCTGCGCCGCGGCGACAAAGAGATCACCGTCAACGCGAACTACGTCGTCGGCTGCGACGGGGCGCGCAGCAAGGTGCGTTCGGCGATCGGCCGGGAACTGGCCGGGGATGCCGCGAACCACGCGTGGGGTGTCATGGACGTGCTGGCCACGACCGATTTTCCCGACTGGCGCACCAAGAACGTGATCCAGTCGGCGGGCAAGGGCAGCCTGCTGATGATCCCGCGCGAGGGCGGCAACATGGTGCGCTGCTATGTCGACCTGGGCGAGATTCCCGCCGGCGACAGCACCATCCGTTCCACGACCGCCGAGCAGCTGGCGGTCACGGCCAACGCGATCTTGCACCCGTACGCGATCGATGTGAAGCAGTGCGCCTGGTCGAGCGTCTACGAGGTGGGGCAGCGTCTCGCCGACCGGTTCGACGACGTGACCGATGACGACGACCGCATTCCGCACGTGTTCATCGCCGGCGACGCCTGCCATACTCACTCGGCCAAGGCAGGTCAGGGCATGAACGTATCGATGCAAGATGCCTTCAACCTGGGCTGGAAGCTCGCAGCCGTGCTCCAGGGACGCAGCGCCCCGCAGCTGCTGCGCACCTACTCGGGCGAGCGGCAGACGGTCGCCGCCGACCTCATCGAGTTCGACAAGTTCTGGTCGGCGTTCATCGCGCAGCCCACCGTCGACCCGCAGCATCCCGAACTCGGCGGCGTCACGTCGCAGCAGATGCAAGCCGAGTTCGCGCGGCAGGGGCGGTACACCGCGGGGCTTGCCACGACCTACACCCCGTCGTCGCTGACCGGCACCGACGAGCACCAAGATCTGGCGCGCGGGTTCCAGATCGGCACCCGCTTCCACTCGTCGCCGGCCGTACGGGTGGCCGACGCGTACCGCGGCGAGCTCGGGCATGTGCACCGCGCTGACGGACGCTGGCGCCTCTACGCCTTCGGCGACGCCGACGGCTCTGCTTTGCGCGAGCTCGCGCAGTGGCTGACGGATGCCGCACAGTCGCCGATCGCGCGCTTCACTGCGGCATCCGCCGACATCGACAGCGTGATCGACGTGCGCGCGGTCTTTCATGCCGATCACCACGACGTCGATCTCGGGGAACTGCCCGAGATCCTGCTGCCGCGCTCGGGGTCGCTGGGCCTGCAGGACTGGGAGAAGGTGTGGGCCGTCGGCGCCGACGCCGACATCTTCGCCGCGCGCGGCATCTCTGATCGTGGCGCCGTCGTGATCGTGCGGCCGGATCAGTATGTGGCGCATGTGCTGCCGCTGGACGCACGGGACGAGCTGACGGACTTCTTCGGCGGGTTCCTGCTGCCGGTGGAGGCTGAATGA
- a CDS encoding IclR family transcriptional regulator, protein MANSPTGDSVTERLLRVLETFTPTRTVQTASQIGRRAGLPSSTAHRFIGELIETGLLERDEDHRIRVGMRLWELATRSSAALRLRQAAMPAMERVQARVGEHTQLAILEQGEALFLERLSSPDATSNITRIAGRLPLHASSSGLVLLAHAPAELQERILTGPLAALARATITEPAALRRKLAEIRRLGHAIAPGYIEDVATGLAVPVRDASGAVVAALSVVIARDAAVEAPLEALHRASRDIQGALQA, encoded by the coding sequence ATGGCGAACTCCCCGACGGGCGACTCGGTCACCGAGCGTCTGCTGCGGGTGCTCGAGACCTTCACGCCGACACGCACGGTGCAGACCGCGTCGCAGATCGGCCGCCGTGCGGGCCTGCCGTCGTCGACGGCGCACCGCTTCATCGGTGAGCTGATCGAGACCGGGCTGCTCGAGCGCGACGAAGACCACCGCATCCGCGTGGGCATGCGCCTCTGGGAGCTGGCCACCCGCTCGTCGGCGGCGCTGCGCCTGCGTCAAGCCGCGATGCCGGCGATGGAGCGCGTGCAGGCGCGGGTCGGCGAGCACACCCAGCTGGCCATCCTCGAACAGGGTGAGGCACTTTTCCTCGAGCGGCTGTCGAGCCCGGATGCCACCTCCAACATCACTCGGATCGCCGGCCGCCTGCCTCTGCACGCCTCCAGCTCGGGGTTGGTGCTGCTCGCTCACGCGCCGGCCGAACTGCAGGAGCGCATCCTGACCGGTCCGCTGGCGGCACTGGCCCGCGCCACGATCACCGAGCCGGCGGCGCTGCGGCGCAAGCTCGCCGAGATCCGTCGGCTCGGGCATGCGATAGCCCCGGGATACATCGAAGACGTCGCCACCGGTCTGGCCGTGCCGGTGCGCGATGCCTCGGGCGCCGTCGTGGCCGCTCTGTCGGTGGTGATCGCCCGCGACGCTGCGGTCGAGGCACCTTTGGAGGCGCTGCATCGCGCAAGCCGCGACATCCAGGGCGCCTTACAGGCGTGA
- a CDS encoding 4-hydroxybenzoate 3-monooxygenase, which yields MTTTVHTRVAIVGAGPAGLLLAQLLRGAGIDSIVVDSRSRDEIEQTIRAGILEEGTVEALVAAGVDTHAHQVGMRHDGIELRFDGAGHRIDFADLVGRGVWLYPQHLVLQDLLATLVPAGADIRFETTAVRVDDVDGERPRVVVTGPDGAESEIAAEIVIGADGSHSVVRRAMSGSRAGLYREYPFAWFGILCEAPPSAPELIYSNSPNGFALISQRSDTVQRMYFQCDPDVDPASYTQEQLWEILQSRVPGTTLHEGPIFQRDMLQFRSFVARELRRGRVVLVGDAAHTVPPTGAKGMNLAIADVLLLHGALRAFLLENDPRLLDGYEQTALHRIWKAQNFSWWMTSMLHQMPEASDFDRMRQLGELRSVTDSRAGRTYLAEAYTGWPLELGG from the coding sequence ATGACCACCACCGTCCACACCCGGGTCGCCATCGTCGGCGCCGGCCCCGCCGGGCTGCTGCTCGCCCAGCTGCTGCGCGGCGCCGGCATCGACTCGATCGTCGTCGACAGCCGTTCGCGTGACGAGATCGAGCAGACGATCCGCGCCGGCATCCTCGAAGAGGGCACCGTCGAGGCGCTGGTGGCCGCCGGCGTCGACACGCACGCGCACCAGGTCGGAATGCGCCACGACGGCATCGAGCTGCGCTTCGACGGCGCCGGGCACCGCATCGACTTCGCGGACCTGGTCGGCCGCGGGGTGTGGCTGTATCCGCAGCATCTCGTGCTGCAGGATCTGCTGGCAACGCTCGTGCCGGCGGGCGCCGACATCCGATTCGAGACCACCGCGGTGCGCGTCGACGATGTCGACGGCGAGCGCCCGCGCGTGGTCGTGACCGGCCCCGACGGCGCAGAATCCGAGATCGCCGCCGAGATCGTGATCGGCGCCGACGGCTCACACTCCGTGGTCCGCCGGGCGATGTCGGGCTCGCGCGCGGGTCTGTATCGGGAGTATCCCTTCGCGTGGTTCGGGATCCTCTGCGAAGCCCCGCCCAGTGCGCCCGAACTCATCTACAGCAACTCACCGAACGGCTTCGCGCTGATCAGCCAGCGATCCGACACCGTGCAGCGGATGTATTTCCAATGCGACCCCGACGTCGACCCCGCCTCGTACACCCAGGAGCAGCTGTGGGAGATCCTGCAGTCGCGTGTGCCGGGCACGACGCTGCACGAGGGCCCGATCTTCCAACGCGACATGCTGCAGTTCCGCAGCTTCGTGGCGCGCGAGCTGCGCCGCGGACGCGTCGTGTTGGTGGGGGATGCCGCGCACACCGTGCCCCCGACCGGCGCGAAGGGCATGAACCTGGCCATCGCCGACGTGCTACTGCTTCACGGCGCGCTGCGCGCTTTTCTTCTGGAAAACGATCCCCGGCTGCTTGACGGCTATGAGCAGACGGCGCTGCACCGCATCTGGAAGGCCCAGAACTTCTCGTGGTGGATGACCAGCATGTTGCACCAGATGCCCGAGGCGTCGGACTTCGACCGGATGCGGCAGCTGGGCGAACTGCGATCGGTCACCGATTCGCGCGCCGGGCGCACGTATCTCGCCGAGGCCTACACGGGGTGGCCGCTGGAGTTGGGAGGCTGA
- a CDS encoding MarR family winged helix-turn-helix transcriptional regulator — translation MMDAAAGEAGIDEAFAAEPQRHLGYLIRRAQQRHVATWARVASTETTSVQYAILAVLDRLGEASQRELCDEVDLDRSTVADLLARMERRGLLTRRRSSGDARRNVVTLTGEGLAERRRLGPLVEQVQRELAAGMPPGELAALESGLRALLASGA, via the coding sequence ATGATGGATGCCGCGGCCGGCGAAGCGGGCATCGACGAGGCTTTCGCCGCCGAGCCACAGCGTCACCTGGGCTACCTCATCCGCCGTGCGCAGCAGCGGCATGTCGCCACCTGGGCGCGCGTGGCCTCGACCGAGACCACGAGCGTGCAGTACGCGATTCTCGCGGTGCTCGATCGTCTCGGTGAGGCGAGTCAGCGCGAATTGTGCGACGAGGTCGATCTCGACCGGTCGACGGTGGCCGATCTGCTCGCGCGGATGGAACGGCGCGGACTGCTCACCCGCCGCCGTTCGTCGGGCGATGCTCGCCGCAACGTCGTGACGCTCACCGGCGAGGGCCTCGCCGAGCGCCGGCGCCTCGGTCCGCTCGTCGAGCAGGTGCAGCGCGAGCTCGCGGCCGGGATGCCGCCCGGCGAGCTCGCCGCGCTCGAGTCGGGGCTGCGCGCGCTGCTCGCCTCCGGCGCCTGA
- a CDS encoding SDR family NAD(P)-dependent oxidoreductase, with protein MDLSDQQYHGDRVKETQIMSSLQGKVAVVTGAGAGLGRSIAIRLAARGARVVVADIADEAAAETARLIAEEAGEARAFHVDVTSSADSVALVAHAVLMYGRLDVAVNNAGVAPPPHPIAEVPADVWRRTLSVDLDGVFNGIQAQIPAMVEHGGGVIVNIASILGTVGFPGLAPYVAAKHAVIGLTKQIAVDYAKQGIRSIAIGPAFIKTGLEAVFDDATRKALDEAHPIGRMGTPGEVGEVVAAVAEDGWSFVNGAYLPIDGGYLSR; from the coding sequence GTGGACCTGAGTGACCAGCAGTACCACGGTGATCGAGTAAAGGAGACTCAGATCATGTCGTCCTTGCAGGGAAAAGTCGCTGTCGTGACCGGCGCCGGAGCGGGTCTCGGCCGTTCCATCGCCATCCGGCTGGCAGCGCGTGGTGCCCGCGTTGTCGTCGCCGACATCGCTGACGAGGCTGCCGCCGAGACCGCGCGGTTGATCGCTGAGGAAGCTGGCGAGGCGCGAGCATTCCACGTCGATGTGACGTCGTCCGCCGACTCCGTCGCGCTGGTCGCGCATGCGGTGCTGATGTACGGCAGACTCGACGTCGCCGTGAACAACGCAGGAGTGGCTCCGCCGCCGCATCCGATTGCTGAGGTCCCTGCCGATGTCTGGCGCCGTACACTCTCCGTGGACCTCGACGGAGTGTTCAACGGCATCCAGGCGCAGATCCCTGCAATGGTGGAACACGGCGGAGGTGTCATTGTGAACATCGCGTCGATTCTCGGCACGGTCGGTTTTCCGGGCCTCGCACCGTACGTTGCAGCGAAACACGCCGTGATCGGCCTCACCAAGCAGATCGCGGTCGACTATGCAAAACAGGGCATCCGTTCCATTGCAATCGGGCCCGCCTTCATCAAGACGGGATTGGAAGCGGTGTTCGACGATGCGACGCGGAAAGCCTTGGACGAGGCGCACCCGATCGGTCGGATGGGAACACCTGGTGAGGTAGGCGAGGTCGTCGCCGCAGTCGCCGAGGACGGATGGTCGTTTGTGAACGGTGCGTATTTGCCGATAGACGGCGGTTACCTCAGCCGCTGA
- a CDS encoding phenylacetate--CoA ligase family protein, protein MAEMEGMRDPRDWATRQSDLAAQVPDLLRRLRGASIAWRERLAGVEPGQFGTVDSLADLPFMTKGELRAMQADATREQPLGGLQVAATRDLVQVISSSGTTGDPMFFGVTVADWTAWKRAVGSAFATAGIGRGSLTAHTTGMPMVAGGIAYADGIREAGGTLAWVGGQTMTRMVAMINRLGVNTLLGTASFATFFAEKCEAELGRPARELAVRTVIAGGEPGLGAPEIRERIADVWGATRVSEIMGLGDVLPVLWAECAEGHGMHFTAAPHVLVELIDPETGAHLPWEPGVTGEAVYTTIDREACPVVRFRSRDQLSVTGVACRCGRTTPTVRCIGRTDDMLIYKAMNVYPSAIRDIAMQVGGSAVGSLRVRKDSNDQVRFDDPIPLEIELAADDSEAARLAAEIAEAVRQELRVRVSPEVLAPGSIPLGEYKNALTYAKQ, encoded by the coding sequence ATGGCTGAGATGGAGGGGATGCGGGATCCTCGCGACTGGGCAACCCGGCAATCTGACCTCGCCGCGCAGGTGCCGGATCTGTTGAGGCGGCTCCGAGGCGCCTCAATAGCGTGGCGGGAGCGGCTCGCCGGTGTCGAACCGGGGCAGTTCGGTACGGTCGATTCTCTCGCCGACCTGCCGTTCATGACGAAGGGAGAACTGCGTGCGATGCAGGCCGATGCCACCCGGGAGCAGCCGCTGGGTGGGCTCCAGGTGGCGGCCACGCGCGACCTCGTGCAGGTCATTTCATCGTCGGGCACGACAGGAGATCCGATGTTCTTCGGCGTCACCGTAGCGGACTGGACGGCGTGGAAGCGGGCGGTGGGCTCTGCGTTTGCGACCGCGGGCATCGGCCGTGGCAGCCTGACCGCTCACACCACAGGAATGCCCATGGTCGCTGGTGGCATCGCGTATGCCGATGGCATCCGCGAGGCTGGCGGAACACTGGCGTGGGTGGGGGGTCAGACCATGACGCGGATGGTCGCCATGATTAACAGGCTCGGCGTAAACACACTGTTGGGGACCGCGTCCTTTGCAACTTTCTTCGCCGAGAAGTGTGAGGCGGAACTGGGGCGACCTGCCCGCGAACTGGCCGTGCGGACCGTGATCGCCGGGGGAGAGCCCGGTCTGGGCGCGCCCGAGATCCGCGAGCGCATCGCGGACGTCTGGGGGGCCACGAGGGTCAGCGAGATCATGGGGCTCGGCGACGTGCTGCCGGTCTTGTGGGCTGAGTGTGCCGAAGGGCACGGGATGCACTTCACGGCCGCGCCGCACGTGCTCGTTGAACTCATTGATCCCGAGACCGGGGCCCACTTGCCGTGGGAGCCCGGTGTCACGGGCGAAGCCGTCTACACGACCATCGATCGCGAGGCATGCCCGGTGGTTCGGTTCCGCTCGCGCGACCAGCTGTCCGTCACCGGCGTCGCGTGTCGATGCGGGCGCACAACCCCCACGGTGCGCTGCATCGGCCGCACTGACGACATGCTCATCTACAAGGCGATGAACGTGTATCCGTCGGCGATTCGCGACATCGCGATGCAGGTTGGCGGTAGCGCCGTTGGCTCGCTGCGAGTCCGGAAGGACAGCAACGATCAGGTTCGGTTCGATGACCCCATCCCGCTCGAGATCGAGCTCGCTGCTGACGACAGCGAGGCGGCGCGCCTGGCCGCTGAGATCGCCGAGGCCGTTAGGCAGGAGTTGCGCGTGCGAGTCTCTCCCGAGGTCCTCGCACCTGGCAGCATCCCGCTCGGTGAATACAAGAACGCGCTCACCTACGCCAAGCAGTGA
- a CDS encoding PEP/pyruvate-binding domain-containing protein — translation MITVDFSSPEALDVQLVGGKTLGLARMTQEGLSVAPGFAVTTDAHRAFLEGSGINERIGEILLSHDLSDQEQLIVVARLIEREFSAATVADDIADAIGLRYRELGDRLGIGDVSVAVRSSATAEDTAESSFAGEYETFLGIVGVDDVVEHVKRCWGSAFTPHALTYALDRELSPLEVSMAVVVQKTVKARSSGVMFTVSPSTGDRSRIVIEASWGVGLAVVGGEVSPDRFAIDKINFGVIEKKLGDKRIEYVDGHTSRAVDDERVARFCLTDDEAIAIARLGKVLEKLHKAPQDIEFAVDREVPGPDNIMLLQCRPETVWVAKQAESRTASIPLMDRITSNVFGVATGAIPTGKRSSLPEGHTHG, via the coding sequence ATGATCACGGTCGATTTCAGCTCGCCAGAGGCGCTGGACGTGCAGTTGGTCGGGGGCAAGACGCTGGGACTTGCTCGTATGACGCAGGAAGGACTTTCGGTGGCACCTGGGTTCGCAGTGACCACCGACGCACACCGGGCGTTCCTCGAGGGCTCCGGGATCAACGAGCGGATCGGTGAGATTCTGCTCTCGCACGATCTCTCCGACCAAGAGCAACTCATCGTGGTGGCACGACTGATCGAGCGGGAATTTTCCGCAGCGACGGTCGCTGACGATATCGCGGATGCGATCGGCCTCCGGTATCGCGAACTTGGTGACCGGCTCGGAATTGGAGATGTCTCGGTGGCTGTGCGCTCGAGTGCGACGGCCGAGGACACCGCCGAGTCGAGCTTCGCCGGAGAGTACGAGACATTCCTCGGCATCGTCGGCGTTGACGACGTCGTCGAGCACGTCAAGCGGTGCTGGGGAAGTGCGTTTACCCCGCATGCCCTCACATATGCGCTCGACCGCGAACTGTCGCCGCTGGAGGTCTCGATGGCCGTGGTCGTGCAGAAGACCGTTAAGGCTCGGTCGTCGGGTGTGATGTTCACGGTCAGTCCGAGCACCGGTGACCGCTCACGCATCGTGATAGAGGCGAGCTGGGGTGTGGGACTCGCCGTCGTCGGCGGCGAAGTCAGCCCCGATCGGTTCGCGATCGACAAGATCAACTTCGGTGTCATCGAAAAGAAGTTGGGTGACAAACGCATTGAGTATGTCGACGGGCATACCAGTCGCGCGGTGGACGACGAGCGGGTCGCGCGGTTCTGCCTCACTGACGACGAGGCGATCGCGATCGCACGCCTGGGCAAGGTGCTCGAGAAGCTACACAAGGCGCCACAGGACATCGAGTTCGCCGTCGACCGCGAGGTCCCGGGGCCCGACAACATCATGCTGCTGCAGTGCCGACCCGAGACAGTATGGGTGGCGAAACAGGCCGAATCCCGAACGGCTTCGATCCCGCTGATGGATCGAATCACATCAAACGTATTCGGCGTGGCCACCGGTGCGATACCGACGGGCAAGCGGTCGTCGCTGCCGGAGGGGCACACACATGGCTGA